In the genome of Flavobacterium panacagri, one region contains:
- a CDS encoding SDR family oxidoreductase has protein sequence MSYTDKMLRDDALKGKVIVVTGGGSGLGKAMTKYFLELGAQVAITSRDLEKLKTTAAELESQTGGKCLPLQCDVRHYEEVENMLQETLKVFGKVDVLLNNAAGNFISPTERLSANAFDTVIDIVLKGSKNCTLAFGKHWIDTKQTSATILNIVTTYAWTGSAYVVPSATAKAGVLAMTRSLAVEWAKYGIRSNAIAPGPFPTKGAWDRLLPGDLAEKFDMAKKVPLKRVGDHQELANLAAYLVSDFSSYINGDVITIDGGEWLKGAGQFNLLEAIPEELWDQLEMMIKAKKNK, from the coding sequence ATGAGCTATACAGATAAAATGTTGCGTGATGATGCTTTAAAAGGCAAAGTCATTGTCGTTACAGGCGGCGGAAGCGGTTTAGGCAAAGCTATGACCAAATATTTTCTCGAATTAGGAGCTCAAGTAGCGATAACTTCTAGAGATTTAGAGAAGTTAAAAACTACAGCTGCCGAACTGGAAAGCCAGACTGGAGGTAAATGTTTGCCTCTGCAATGTGATGTTCGTCATTACGAAGAAGTAGAAAACATGCTTCAGGAAACTTTAAAAGTTTTCGGTAAAGTTGATGTTCTTTTAAATAATGCGGCAGGAAATTTTATTTCCCCAACAGAAAGATTATCTGCAAATGCATTTGATACTGTGATAGATATCGTACTAAAAGGTTCTAAAAACTGTACACTAGCTTTTGGAAAACATTGGATCGACACCAAACAAACTTCGGCAACGATTTTAAATATTGTAACCACTTACGCTTGGACAGGATCTGCTTACGTAGTTCCTAGTGCCACTGCCAAAGCAGGAGTTTTAGCCATGACAAGAAGTCTTGCTGTAGAATGGGCAAAATACGGAATTCGTTCCAATGCCATTGCCCCTGGCCCATTCCCTACAAAAGGAGCTTGGGACAGATTATTGCCAGGAGATCTTGCTGAAAAATTTGATATGGCTAAAAAAGTACCATTAAAAAGAGTTGGAGATCATCAGGAATTAGCCAATTTGGCCGCTTACCTGGTTTCAGATTTTTCGTCTTACATCAACGGAGACGTAATTACAATTGATGGAGGAGAATGGCTGAAAGGCGCAGGACAATTCAATTTATTAGAAGCAATTCCAGAAGAACTTTGGGATCAGCTGGAAATGATGATAAAAGCAAAAAAGAATAAATAA
- the udk gene encoding uridine kinase, with protein MLIIGIAGGTGSGKTTVVHQIMNELPHTEVGVISQDSYYKETTNLSFDERALINFDHPRAIDFDLLVNHLKALKAGETIDQPVYSFVQHNRTDDTVSTHPRKVMIVEGILILTNPELRDMFDIKIFVHADSDERLIRRLKRDISERGRDIDEVLNRYQTTLKPMHEQFIEPSKAFADIIIPNDKYNTVAIDVVRAVINQRIS; from the coding sequence ATGCTCATTATTGGAATTGCAGGAGGAACTGGAAGTGGAAAAACGACAGTAGTACACCAAATCATGAATGAATTACCACATACAGAAGTTGGCGTAATTTCTCAAGATTCTTACTATAAAGAAACAACTAACTTGTCTTTTGACGAAAGAGCATTAATTAATTTTGACCATCCACGTGCGATCGATTTTGATTTGTTGGTAAATCATCTTAAAGCTTTAAAGGCAGGAGAAACAATTGACCAACCTGTTTATTCTTTTGTACAACATAACAGAACAGATGATACGGTTTCAACTCATCCAAGAAAAGTAATGATTGTCGAAGGAATTTTAATTCTAACGAATCCAGAATTACGCGATATGTTCGATATTAAAATTTTCGTTCACGCCGATTCTGACGAAAGATTAATTCGTCGTTTAAAAAGAGATATTTCAGAACGCGGAAGAGATATCGATGAAGTTTTAAACCGTTACCAAACTACCTTAAAACCTATGCACGAGCAATTTATTGAACCATCTAAGGCTTTTGCAGACATCATTATCCCGAATGACAAATACAATACAGTAGCAATTGATGTAGTTCGCGCTGTAATTAATCAGCGAATTTCATAA
- a CDS encoding FtsB family cell division protein: protein MKFKNPYKDKKWFKYLGNKYVWVLLFFVVWMLFLDNYSYFDHRFLDEQIHELEDNKKYYQEEIKKDQEQIKQLKNPEQIEKYAREKYFMKKDSEDIYIIQFEGDTIQEKE, encoded by the coding sequence ATGAAATTTAAAAATCCATACAAAGACAAAAAATGGTTCAAATACCTAGGCAACAAATACGTTTGGGTTTTGCTCTTTTTTGTCGTTTGGATGTTATTTTTAGACAATTACTCCTATTTTGATCATCGTTTCTTAGATGAACAAATACATGAACTTGAGGATAATAAAAAATATTATCAAGAAGAAATCAAAAAAGATCAGGAACAGATCAAACAATTAAAAAATCCTGAACAAATTGAGAAATACGCCCGTGAAAAGTATTTCATGAAAAAAGACAGCGAAGATATTTATATCATTCAATTTGAAGGAGACACAATTCAAGAAAAAGAATAA
- a CDS encoding methylmalonyl-CoA mutase subunit beta: MATNLFDDFNPISSKQWKQKIQFELDGADYNQTVIWNSPEDIQVKPFYHSDEFSKVATVNTKASDFKICQNIFVFDVDKSIERALNTLERGAESIRFTIQNDKIDVQKLLENLPLEDKTVYFHLSFISIDFVKLLDTISIQKKAVFYCNFDPIGQLAREGNWFITSEKNNFETLDLLFKNTTNLNLLSVDLGLCQNSGANITQQIAYSLAHANEYLNRYSDFTKPIVFQISVGTNYFFEIAKLRALRMLFDLIAGEYNSKIKCHFLVTPTKRNKTIYDYNVNMLRTTTECMSAILGGADAIANLPYDALYHKDNEFGDRIARNQLLILKHESYFDKVNNPADGSYYIESLTMQLAEKSLSLFKEIESNGGFLKLLNDGTIKKKIQESANKEQELFDSKKEILLGTNKYPNKEDRMKHDLELFPFVKIKPRKTLITPIIEKRLAEKMEQERLEFE, encoded by the coding sequence ATGGCCACTAACCTATTCGACGATTTTAATCCGATTTCATCCAAACAATGGAAACAAAAAATTCAGTTTGAATTAGATGGAGCCGATTACAACCAAACTGTTATTTGGAATTCTCCAGAAGACATTCAGGTAAAACCATTTTATCACAGCGACGAATTTTCGAAGGTTGCCACTGTCAACACAAAAGCTTCTGATTTTAAAATCTGCCAGAATATCTTTGTTTTTGATGTTGACAAATCTATAGAAAGAGCTTTAAACACTTTAGAAAGAGGCGCAGAAAGTATTCGTTTTACCATTCAAAATGATAAAATTGATGTGCAAAAACTATTGGAAAATCTTCCTTTGGAAGATAAAACTGTTTACTTTCATTTAAGCTTTATTTCAATCGATTTCGTAAAATTATTAGATACCATTTCGATTCAGAAAAAGGCTGTTTTTTACTGCAATTTTGATCCAATCGGACAATTGGCTCGTGAAGGAAATTGGTTTATAACTTCGGAAAAAAATAATTTTGAAACTTTAGATTTACTTTTTAAAAATACAACTAACTTAAATCTCTTAAGTGTTGATTTAGGTTTATGTCAAAATTCTGGTGCCAATATTACGCAACAAATAGCTTACAGTCTAGCGCATGCTAACGAATATTTAAATCGTTATTCAGATTTTACAAAACCAATTGTTTTTCAGATTTCAGTTGGAACGAATTATTTCTTTGAAATTGCTAAACTTCGTGCGCTTAGAATGCTTTTTGATTTAATTGCCGGAGAATACAATTCTAAAATAAAATGTCATTTTTTGGTTACGCCAACAAAACGCAATAAAACAATTTACGATTACAATGTGAATATGCTTCGTACTACAACCGAATGTATGTCGGCAATTTTAGGAGGTGCTGATGCTATTGCTAATTTACCTTACGATGCTTTATATCATAAAGACAACGAATTTGGAGATCGAATTGCTAGAAATCAGCTTTTGATTTTAAAACATGAAAGTTATTTTGACAAAGTAAATAATCCAGCTGATGGAAGTTATTATATCGAAAGTTTAACAATGCAGCTGGCTGAAAAAAGCTTGAGTTTATTTAAGGAAATTGAATCCAATGGAGGTTTCTTAAAACTTTTAAACGACGGCACAATCAAAAAGAAAATTCAAGAAAGCGCCAATAAAGAGCAGGAACTATTCGATTCTAAAAAGGAAATTCTTTTGGGCACAAATAAATATCCAAACAAAGAAGACCGAATGAAACATGATTTGGAATTGTTTCCTTTTGTAAAAATAAAACCGAGAAAAACATTAATTACACCAATTATTGAGAAAAGATTGGCAGAGAAAATGGAGCAGGAAAGATTAGAATTCGAATAG
- the scpA gene encoding methylmalonyl-CoA mutase has product MRKDLKHIKLEVKSEKLDELTNNSVLITQNFITAEGIEIKKDYSEKDIEELEFLDFGAGFAPNLRGPYATMYVRRPWTIRQYAGFSTAEESNAFYRKNLAAGQKGLSIAFDLPTHRGYDSDHERVVGDVGKAGVAIDSVEDMKILFDQIPLDEMSVSMTMNGAVLPIMAFYIVAAEEQGVSPEKLAGTIQNDILKEFMVRNTYIYPPTPSMKIIADIFEFSSKKMPKFNSISISGYHMQEAGATADIELAYTLADGLEYIRTGLSTGMTIDEFAPRLSFFWAIGMNHFMEIAKMRAGRMIWAKLLQQFNPKSDKSLALRTHCQTSGWSLTEQDPFNNVARTCIEATAAVFGGTQSLHTNALDEAIALPTDFSARIARNTQIFLQEETKITKTVDPWAGSYYVENLTNEIVEKTWKLIEEVEELGGMTKAIEAGIPKLRIEEAAARKQARIDSGQDIIVGVNKYRLEKEDPLDILDVDNQSVRRQQIERLEEIKRTRDTEKVNNSLEKLILCAQTGEGNLLENAIEAARNRATLGEISNALETVFGRFKAQIKSFSGVYSAAIKNDENFEKAKQLADVFAKQEGRRPRIMIAKMGQDGHDRGAKVVATGYADVGFDVDIGPLFQTPAEAAKQAVENDVHILGVSSLAAGHKTLVPQVIEELKKHGREDIMVIVGGVIPSKDYQFLFDAGASAVFGPGTKISEAAIKILEALID; this is encoded by the coding sequence TTGAGAAAAGACCTTAAACATATAAAGTTAGAAGTGAAAAGTGAAAAGTTAGATGAACTGACGAATAACTCAGTACTTATAACTCAAAACTTCATCACTGCCGAAGGAATCGAAATCAAAAAAGACTATTCTGAAAAAGATATAGAAGAATTAGAATTTCTTGATTTCGGAGCTGGTTTTGCACCGAATTTACGCGGGCCTTATGCTACAATGTACGTAAGACGGCCGTGGACTATTCGTCAATATGCAGGATTCTCTACAGCCGAAGAAAGCAATGCTTTTTACAGAAAGAATTTAGCAGCAGGCCAAAAAGGACTTTCCATCGCATTTGATTTACCAACACACCGCGGTTACGATTCCGATCACGAAAGAGTTGTTGGCGATGTTGGAAAAGCAGGAGTAGCCATTGATTCTGTTGAAGATATGAAAATACTTTTCGATCAGATTCCGCTTGATGAAATGTCGGTATCGATGACTATGAATGGAGCCGTTTTACCTATTATGGCTTTCTATATTGTTGCTGCGGAAGAACAAGGTGTAAGTCCAGAAAAACTAGCAGGAACAATCCAAAACGATATTTTAAAGGAGTTTATGGTTAGAAATACATATATCTATCCGCCAACTCCTTCCATGAAAATAATTGCTGATATTTTTGAATTTAGCAGCAAAAAAATGCCAAAATTTAATTCTATTTCCATCTCGGGTTATCACATGCAGGAAGCTGGAGCAACTGCTGATATTGAATTAGCTTATACTTTAGCCGATGGTCTAGAATATATTAGAACCGGATTATCGACAGGAATGACTATTGATGAATTTGCTCCGAGATTATCTTTCTTTTGGGCAATTGGCATGAATCATTTTATGGAAATTGCTAAAATGAGAGCCGGCAGAATGATTTGGGCGAAACTATTACAACAGTTCAATCCTAAAAGTGATAAATCGCTGGCTTTAAGAACGCACTGTCAAACCAGCGGCTGGAGTTTAACCGAACAAGATCCTTTTAACAATGTAGCCAGAACTTGCATTGAAGCCACTGCAGCTGTTTTTGGAGGAACACAATCTTTACATACAAACGCTTTAGATGAAGCCATTGCACTTCCAACCGATTTCTCGGCAAGAATTGCCCGTAATACTCAAATTTTTCTTCAGGAAGAAACTAAAATTACCAAAACAGTAGATCCTTGGGCAGGAAGTTATTATGTAGAAAACTTAACCAATGAAATCGTTGAAAAGACTTGGAAATTAATTGAAGAAGTAGAAGAATTAGGCGGAATGACCAAAGCTATTGAAGCTGGAATTCCAAAACTTCGAATCGAAGAAGCTGCAGCAAGAAAACAAGCTCGTATTGACAGCGGACAAGACATTATTGTTGGCGTAAATAAATATCGTTTAGAAAAAGAAGACCCGTTAGATATTCTGGATGTAGATAATCAGTCCGTTCGAAGACAGCAGATAGAACGACTGGAAGAAATAAAACGAACACGAGATACTGAAAAAGTAAATAATTCACTGGAAAAATTAATCCTTTGTGCGCAAACGGGAGAAGGCAATTTATTAGAAAATGCCATTGAAGCGGCCAGAAACAGAGCAACATTAGGCGAAATCAGTAATGCATTAGAAACTGTTTTTGGTCGTTTCAAAGCGCAAATTAAATCTTTTAGCGGTGTGTATAGTGCAGCAATAAAAAATGACGAGAATTTTGAAAAAGCAAAACAACTAGCTGATGTTTTTGCTAAACAAGAAGGAAGACGTCCTAGAATTATGATTGCAAAAATGGGACAAGATGGTCACGATCGTGGTGCAAAAGTAGTCGCTACAGGTTATGCCGATGTAGGTTTTGATGTGGACATTGGGCCGTTGTTTCAAACTCCTGCTGAAGCTGCAAAACAAGCTGTCGAAAATGATGTTCATATTTTAGGTGTTTCATCTTTAGCCGCTGGTCACAAAACATTAGTGCCACAAGTAATAGAAGAACTAAAAAAACATGGACGAGAAGATATAATGGTTATTGTCGGCGGTGTAATTCCGTCGAAGGACTATCAATTCTTATTTGATGCAGGCGCTTCGGCTGTTTTTGGCCCAGGAACTAAAATAAGTGAAGCAGCAATAAAGATTTTAGAAGCTTTAATAGATTAA
- a CDS encoding peptidoglycan-binding protein LysM, with protein MIKKWYFYASLVVIITFLSLGFIPSNHETKPWFLIEKTDGSEYIFPSKEKEDYPKITNVPFTGNRLIGFKEAVAFKESQGQYRLVNTLGYMGKYQFGSKALRAIGINDNKAFLKDPALQEKAFLTLLAKNKWILRYEIKKYEGKIINGIEITESGILAAAHLGGAGSVKNFFKNNGGRHFRDAFGTSLKSYMRDFAGYDLSFIEADNNATVND; from the coding sequence ATGATAAAGAAATGGTATTTTTATGCGAGTTTAGTCGTTATTATTACATTTTTAAGTTTGGGATTTATTCCCTCAAACCATGAAACCAAACCTTGGTTTTTAATTGAAAAAACAGATGGATCTGAATATATTTTTCCATCGAAAGAAAAAGAGGATTATCCAAAGATTACCAATGTCCCATTCACAGGAAATCGTCTTATAGGATTTAAAGAAGCAGTTGCTTTTAAAGAATCACAAGGGCAGTACAGACTAGTAAACACTCTTGGTTATATGGGTAAATATCAATTTGGTTCTAAAGCTTTAAGAGCAATTGGAATTAATGATAACAAAGCCTTTTTAAAAGATCCTGCTCTACAAGAAAAAGCCTTTCTTACTTTGTTAGCTAAAAACAAATGGATTTTGCGCTACGAAATTAAAAAGTATGAAGGTAAAATTATTAATGGTATTGAAATTACCGAATCTGGAATTTTAGCTGCAGCGCATTTAGGTGGTGCGGGTTCTGTAAAGAATTTTTTCAAGAATAACGGAGGCAGACATTTTAGAGATGCTTTCGGAACTTCTTTGAAAAGCTATATGAGAGATTTTGCGGGTTATGATCTGTCTTTTATAGAAGCAGATAATAATGCCACAGTTAACGACTAA
- the mltG gene encoding endolytic transglycosylase MltG, protein MSLKKIITISAVAIISVLLIYGFILISKIFSSNTKFEEKELYVHVPTGANYADVKKILAPYVKNFDNFELVAEKRDYPENVKSGRFLLKKDMNNIDLVRAMRSNVPVKLVFNNQERLENFAGRIGSEIEADSLSLLKAIKDSTFLAANGFNEENVFAMFIPNTYEIYWNTSAEKFRDKMIKEYHNFWTEERIAKAKAQGLTPVQATILASIVHKESVKKDERPRIAGVYLNRLRLEMPLQADPTVIYALKLRDNNFDQVIKRVFYNDLVMRSPYNTYMNKGLPPGPIAMPDITALEAVLNPEKNDYIYFCASVDRFGYHEFAATLAEHNVNAKKYSDWIASQGVTR, encoded by the coding sequence TTGAGTCTAAAGAAAATAATCACAATAAGTGCCGTAGCCATAATTTCAGTTTTATTGATTTATGGTTTTATTTTAATCAGTAAAATTTTTAGTTCGAATACTAAATTCGAGGAAAAAGAATTGTACGTTCATGTACCAACTGGTGCTAACTATGCAGATGTAAAAAAGATCTTAGCTCCGTATGTAAAAAACTTTGATAATTTTGAGTTAGTTGCAGAGAAGAGAGATTATCCGGAAAATGTAAAATCGGGCCGTTTTCTTTTAAAGAAAGACATGAACAATATTGATTTGGTAAGAGCAATGCGTTCGAATGTTCCAGTTAAATTAGTATTTAACAATCAGGAACGTTTAGAAAATTTTGCAGGAAGAATTGGTTCAGAAATCGAAGCGGACAGTTTGTCTTTATTGAAAGCCATTAAAGATTCTACTTTCCTTGCAGCAAATGGCTTTAATGAAGAAAACGTTTTTGCTATGTTTATTCCAAATACTTATGAAATTTATTGGAATACTTCTGCAGAAAAGTTCCGTGATAAAATGATTAAAGAATATCATAATTTCTGGACAGAAGAAAGAATAGCTAAAGCTAAGGCGCAAGGATTAACTCCAGTTCAGGCTACAATTTTAGCTTCAATTGTGCACAAAGAGTCGGTTAAAAAAGACGAAAGACCTCGTATTGCAGGTGTTTACCTAAACCGTTTACGTTTAGAAATGCCTTTGCAAGCAGATCCAACTGTTATTTATGCCTTGAAACTTCGAGATAATAATTTTGATCAAGTAATTAAAAGAGTTTTTTATAATGATTTGGTAATGAGATCTCCATATAATACTTATATGAATAAAGGACTTCCTCCTGGGCCAATTGCGATGCCAGATATTACAGCATTAGAGGCGGTTTTAAATCCAGAAAAGAATGATTATATCTATTTCTGCGCAAGCGTTGATCGTTTTGGATATCATGAATTTGCAGCAACTTTGGCAGAGCATAATGTAAATGCAAAAAAATATTCTGACTGGATTGCTAGTCAGGGAGTGACAAGATAA
- a CDS encoding GNAT family N-acetyltransferase — translation MITLKGETIYLRALEPEDLEFIYTIENDQNIWEVSNTQTPYSRFLIKQYLENAHQDIYEAKQLRLAICQDEDFPALGLIDLFDFDPRNNRAGIGIVIQKEENKGQNIGSEALELLIKYAFYNLNLHQLYANIGVENAASIALFTKFGFEKIGIKKDWILLHNKYQDEAVFQLINKQI, via the coding sequence ATGATAACATTAAAAGGAGAAACGATTTATTTGCGGGCTCTAGAACCAGAAGATTTAGAGTTTATTTATACCATTGAAAATGATCAGAACATTTGGGAAGTGAGCAATACACAAACCCCATATAGTCGTTTTTTAATTAAACAGTATTTAGAAAATGCGCATCAGGATATTTATGAGGCAAAACAACTTCGTTTGGCAATCTGTCAAGATGAAGATTTTCCTGCGCTTGGATTGATAGATTTATTCGATTTTGATCCGAGAAATAACAGGGCAGGTATTGGGATTGTAATTCAGAAAGAAGAAAATAAAGGGCAAAATATTGGTTCTGAGGCTTTAGAGCTTTTAATTAAATACGCTTTTTATAATTTAAACCTTCATCAGCTGTATGCAAATATAGGAGTTGAAAATGCAGCTAGTATCGCACTTTTTACTAAATTTGGTTTTGAAAAAATCGGAATAAAGAAAGATTGGATTTTGCTTCATAATAAATATCAAGATGAAGCCGTTTTTCAACTAATTAATAAACAAATTTAA
- a CDS encoding trypsin-like peptidase domain-containing protein: protein MKRFSALFLVSLLSGAITLGAYKLLFESNNSFFGKGNSVVTLAPNSCGKNVGLGAETVDFTEAADKTIHTVVHVKNVSRRTVSNPMLEFFYGYGGQQQQEQVGTGSGVIISEDGYIVTNNHVIKDATEIEITLNNKKSYKAKLIGTDSKMDIALLKINADEKLPYTAFANSDSVKVGEWVLAVGNPYNLTSTVTAGIVSAKARNLDQSGIQSFIQTDAAVNPGNSGGALVNARGELIGINTMISSMTGSYVGYSFAVPSNIARKIIEDIMEYGNVQRGILGVEGGELNATASKELGVTETQGFYINRVSKNSGAEKAGLGKGDIIVKLDDQNISTYADLSGYINTKRPNDVVKVTYIKDGKTKTVPVTLSKNEFYSAEFKGIELENIDAADKKKFRIDYGVKIKNITNENLMQYQNELQGNIILSIDNVKATNVETVSKLLSKKDEGQSVRIEMINRNGEIFRIII, encoded by the coding sequence ATGAAAAGATTTTCAGCCTTATTTTTAGTGTCATTATTGAGTGGTGCTATTACTCTTGGTGCTTACAAGTTATTATTTGAAAGCAACAATTCTTTTTTTGGAAAAGGAAATTCTGTTGTAACTCTTGCCCCAAACTCTTGTGGAAAAAATGTTGGTTTAGGAGCTGAAACAGTCGATTTTACCGAAGCCGCCGACAAAACAATCCACACTGTTGTTCACGTTAAAAACGTTTCGCGAAGAACTGTTAGTAACCCAATGCTTGAATTTTTCTATGGTTATGGCGGACAGCAACAGCAAGAACAGGTAGGAACTGGTTCTGGCGTCATTATCTCTGAAGACGGATACATTGTTACGAACAATCACGTAATTAAAGATGCTACAGAAATTGAGATTACTTTAAACAACAAAAAATCATACAAGGCAAAACTAATTGGAACTGACTCTAAAATGGATATTGCTTTGTTGAAAATCAATGCTGACGAAAAACTTCCTTACACTGCGTTTGCAAATTCTGATAGTGTAAAAGTAGGAGAATGGGTATTAGCAGTTGGAAATCCGTACAATTTAACTTCAACGGTAACTGCCGGAATTGTTTCGGCGAAAGCCAGAAATTTAGACCAAAGTGGTATTCAGTCATTTATTCAAACTGATGCTGCTGTAAACCCAGGTAATAGCGGTGGAGCGTTAGTAAATGCCAGAGGAGAATTAATCGGAATTAATACAATGATTTCTTCTATGACGGGTTCATACGTTGGATATTCTTTTGCAGTCCCTTCTAATATTGCTCGAAAAATTATCGAAGATATTATGGAGTACGGAAATGTTCAAAGAGGGATTTTAGGTGTTGAAGGTGGCGAATTGAATGCAACGGCTTCTAAAGAATTAGGCGTAACTGAAACTCAAGGTTTCTATATCAATAGAGTTTCTAAAAATTCTGGTGCAGAAAAAGCTGGTTTAGGTAAAGGCGATATTATTGTAAAACTAGATGATCAAAATATCTCTACTTACGCAGATTTATCAGGATATATTAATACTAAACGTCCAAATGATGTGGTAAAAGTAACTTATATCAAAGACGGAAAAACAAAAACAGTTCCTGTAACTTTAAGTAAAAATGAATTTTACAGTGCCGAATTTAAAGGAATTGAATTAGAAAACATTGATGCTGCTGATAAGAAAAAATTCAGAATTGATTATGGTGTAAAAATCAAAAACATTACGAATGAAAACTTGATGCAATATCAAAATGAATTGCAAGGAAATATCATTCTTAGCATCGACAATGTAAAAGCTACGAATGTTGAAACTGTTTCTAAATTATTGAGTAAAAAAGACGAAGGCCAAAGTGTTCGAATCGAAATGATCAATAGAAACGGAGAGATTTTTAGAATTATTATTTAA
- a CDS encoding glyceraldehyde-3-phosphate dehydrogenase, which produces MNNKSLYQKEVSLQVDRRRAGVELIKIISDLWYDKSIEMVLFKNQLLDKNVSDIINLHQYAGEFVGKPITIFDSVEIAKVVLSLDLPPAKIDLGKLTYEYGLEDEKYPDARYFVIDKLKKAKTSKEIHPKDVILYGFGRIGRLLARELMSKTGKGNQLRLRAIVTRDKNDATSLEKRASLLRYDSIHGDFHGSVIADPKNNALIINGTTVHIITANSPEEIDYTQYEINEALLIDNTGAYTTEEALRRHLESNGVEKVLLTAPGKGVPNIVYGVNQNDYNPDEVDIFSAASCTTNAITPVLKVIEDTLGVAKGHLETIHSYTNDQNLVDNMHKKYRRGRAAALNMVITETGAGSAVAKALPSLEGKLTSNAIRVPVPNGSLVVLNLEVKKATSIAGINKIMKKYALEGELVEQIKYSLNNELVSSDIVGTSAPSIYDSNATIVSKDGKNIVLYIWYDNEFGYSHQVIRLAKYIAKVRRYTYY; this is translated from the coding sequence ATGAACAACAAATCTTTGTACCAAAAAGAGGTATCCTTACAAGTCGACCGAAGAAGAGCTGGTGTCGAATTAATCAAAATCATAAGCGATTTATGGTATGACAAATCAATAGAAATGGTTTTATTTAAAAATCAGCTCTTAGATAAAAATGTCAGCGATATTATCAATCTTCATCAATATGCTGGCGAATTTGTCGGTAAACCAATTACCATTTTCGACTCTGTTGAAATTGCGAAGGTTGTTTTATCTTTAGATCTTCCACCTGCGAAAATTGATCTCGGCAAATTAACTTACGAATATGGTTTAGAAGATGAAAAATATCCTGACGCAAGATATTTTGTTATTGATAAATTGAAAAAAGCAAAAACATCAAAAGAAATCCATCCGAAAGATGTGATTCTTTATGGTTTTGGAAGAATTGGACGTTTATTAGCAAGAGAGCTAATGTCAAAAACAGGAAAAGGAAATCAATTGCGTTTGAGAGCTATTGTAACACGTGATAAAAATGATGCAACAAGTTTGGAGAAACGAGCTTCTCTTTTGCGTTATGATTCCATACACGGGGACTTTCATGGATCTGTAATTGCTGATCCTAAAAATAATGCTTTAATTATCAACGGAACAACGGTTCATATTATAACAGCAAATTCTCCGGAAGAAATAGATTATACTCAATACGAAATTAATGAAGCCTTATTGATTGATAATACGGGAGCCTATACAACTGAAGAAGCTTTAAGGAGACATTTAGAATCAAATGGTGTTGAAAAAGTGTTGCTGACCGCTCCGGGTAAAGGCGTACCGAATATTGTTTATGGTGTAAATCAAAACGATTATAATCCTGATGAAGTTGATATTTTTTCTGCTGCATCCTGTACTACAAATGCCATAACTCCTGTTTTAAAAGTAATCGAAGATACTTTAGGCGTTGCAAAAGGGCATTTAGAAACCATTCATTCTTATACAAATGATCAGAATTTGGTAGATAATATGCATAAAAAGTACCGTCGTGGAAGAGCTGCAGCTCTAAATATGGTGATTACGGAAACAGGCGCAGGAAGTGCTGTTGCAAAAGCATTGCCTTCATTGGAAGGGAAATTGACTTCAAATGCTATTCGTGTTCCTGTACCAAACGGATCATTGGTAGTTTTAAATCTAGAAGTAAAAAAAGCGACATCAATCGCCGGGATTAATAAAATTATGAAGAAATATGCTCTGGAAGGAGAATTGGTCGAGCAAATTAAATATTCATTGAACAATGAGCTGGTATCCTCTGACATTGTAGGAACTTCTGCTCCATCCATTTATGACAGTAATGCTACGATTGTTTCGAAAGACGGGAAAAATATTGTATTGTATATCTGGTATGACAACGAATTCGGTTATAGTCATCAGGTAATTCGTCTGGCAAAATATATTGCCAAAGTAAGACGTTATACTTATTATTAA